In Pseudomonas fluorescens, the following are encoded in one genomic region:
- a CDS encoding iron-containing alcohol dehydrogenase, giving the protein MRNLQLQFEDEYYPVLIGVRCLDEIISNLCEVRASSYHLISDRTVSQLHAGVLYEQLSTQALASLWVVGNGESFKSLETVEHLAQQMVEAGIDRGSVIVAVGGGVVGNLAGLIAALLFRGIRLVHVPTTLIAAADSVASLKQAVNLSVGKNLMGCFHKPTAVLIDLNFLRTLPAAQIRSGMYEIIKNALTVATESIPLLESGLKSDANYSDTELMVIVEAGLLAKQKVMKADKCERKEALIFEYGHTVGHAIELAAEGRVPHGEAVGLGMIVAAEVASRLGRLSEADQSLHHRLLRRNGLTVRLPAGVTVAAVMSLLRTDNKRGYVCARPDQVAMILLDSLGVPAGPVGKPLILVDASLVQSCIEDCLIGIKDVAVEESPQ; this is encoded by the coding sequence ATGCGTAACTTGCAACTGCAGTTCGAAGATGAATACTATCCGGTTTTGATTGGTGTTCGATGCCTGGATGAAATCATTTCGAATTTGTGTGAGGTCAGAGCCTCAAGCTATCACTTGATAAGCGATAGAACAGTCAGTCAATTGCATGCGGGCGTATTGTACGAGCAGCTTTCGACTCAAGCTCTTGCCAGCCTATGGGTTGTTGGCAACGGCGAATCGTTCAAATCCTTGGAGACTGTCGAGCATCTTGCACAACAAATGGTAGAAGCTGGCATCGACCGGGGTAGTGTGATTGTCGCCGTGGGTGGCGGTGTAGTAGGGAATCTCGCAGGATTAATAGCAGCATTACTGTTTCGCGGCATTCGTCTTGTACATGTGCCTACGACGTTGATTGCGGCAGCGGATTCAGTTGCCTCGCTCAAACAAGCAGTGAATCTTTCTGTGGGTAAAAATCTGATGGGTTGTTTTCACAAGCCCACAGCTGTTCTGATTGATCTCAACTTCCTGCGAACATTGCCGGCGGCGCAAATTCGGTCCGGTATGTACGAGATCATCAAGAACGCATTGACCGTGGCCACCGAAAGCATTCCGCTGCTCGAAAGTGGATTGAAGTCGGACGCAAATTATTCCGATACAGAACTCATGGTCATTGTCGAGGCAGGTTTGCTTGCAAAGCAAAAGGTGATGAAGGCCGACAAATGCGAACGCAAAGAGGCCCTGATATTCGAGTATGGCCATACGGTCGGCCACGCTATTGAACTGGCGGCGGAGGGTCGTGTACCGCATGGTGAAGCCGTCGGCCTCGGAATGATCGTGGCAGCGGAAGTTGCCAGTCGCCTAGGGCGACTGAGCGAAGCAGATCAGAGTCTTCATCATCGGCTGCTTAGACGTAACGGACTGACAGTTAGGTTGCCGGCAGGAGTTACTGTTGCCGCGGTGATGTCGCTGCTGCGCACGGACAACAAGCGAGGTTACGTCTGCGCTCGTCCTGACCAAGTTGCCATGATCCTTCTTGATAGCTTGGGGGTTCCGGCCGGACCGGTCGGTAAACCCTTGATACTGGTCGACGCTTCGCTAGTTCAGTCTTGCATTGAGGATTGCTTAATAGGGATCAAGGATGTTGCCGTCGAGGAAAGTCCTCAATGA